One genomic window of Syngnathoides biaculeatus isolate LvHL_M chromosome 13, ASM1980259v1, whole genome shotgun sequence includes the following:
- the eif3f gene encoding eukaryotic translation initiation factor 3 subunit F: MRYTTSFPFLFLPQHVGVRPVVKVHPVVLASICDSYERRNEGASRVIGTLLGTIDKHSIEVTNCFSVPHNESEDEVAVDMEFAKNMYELHKRVSPTEVIIGWYATGFDITEHSVLIHEYYSREATNPIHLTADTALQSGKMNIRAYVSAQMGVPGKTVGVMFTPLTVKYIYYDTERIGVDLLQRTRITSSRTKGLTSDLSQVAGSASRVQDMLATVLSYIEDVLSGKVTADNSVGRFLMDLVNKVPTIPTEDFENMINSNINDLLMVTYLSNLTQAQIALNEKLVLL; encoded by the exons ATGAGGTACACCACT TCATTTCCGTTCCTTTTTCTCCCGCAACATGTCGGTGTTCGGCCCGTCGTGAAGGTTCATCCCGTCGTCCTCGCGTCCATTTGCGACTCTTACGAGCGACGAAATGAGGGAGCGAGTCGCGTCATTGGCACCTTACTTG GTACCATCGACAAGCACTCGATAGAAGTGACCAACTGCTTCTCGGTGCCCCACAACGAGTCTGAAGATGAG GTCGCCGTGGACATGGAGTTCGCTAAGAACATGTACGAGCTCCACAAGCGGGTGTCGCCCACAGAGGTCATCATCGGCTGGTACGCCACAGGTTTCGACATCACGGAGCACTCGGTGCTCATCCACGAGTACTACAGCCGGGAGGCCACCAACCCCATCCACCTGACAGCTGACACGGCCCTCCAAAGCGGCAAAATGAACATCCGCGCCTACGTCAG CGCGCAAATGGGTGTGCCCGGGAAGACGGTCGGTGTGATGTTCACTCCGCTCACGGTCAAATACATCTACTATGACACGGAGAGGATAGGCG TGGATCTCCTGCAAAGAACCCGCATCACCTCTAGTCGCACAAAGGGCCTGACGTCCGACCTCTCCCAGGTGGCCGGCTCGGCATCCCGCGTTCAGGACATGCTGGCGACCGTGCTGTCTTACATTGAGGACGTGCTG TCTGGCAAGGTGACGGCGGACAACAGCGTGGGCCGCTTCCTGATGGACTTGGTCAACAAGGTGCCCACCATCCCGACAGAGGACTTTGAAAACATGATCAACTCGAACATCAAT GACCTCCTGATGGTGACCTACCTGTCCA